The Phoenix dactylifera cultivar Barhee BC4 chromosome 15, palm_55x_up_171113_PBpolish2nd_filt_p, whole genome shotgun sequence genome contains a region encoding:
- the LOC103708247 gene encoding uncharacterized protein LOC103708247 yields MPVNDASNYVWSNNFVGGCFQMTKAKQCRPWGFVPQKLDQSLYGMPVSSSRAQMNQYSQFQGMPSDSTDVMTKAGGIQAEKVSIHSDPLNSFQSSRGIPEQACLQDNISISTHSFQEKRLFGNASVQRVSSGAASGNLQQMNHLQRGVQLQNFQGTQEQADLSGNLQEKPAQVGLSSDEASLDPTEQKLLFGTDDDDNWGFSFGRNVNSCTGGYLHGNSSDNDYIGAFSSVQSGSWSALMQEAVQVSSSEKGLQEEWSGLSFHKTESSTRNHSTVSNDNGKPQVTWDDNNLQSAPYLSSRPLPLFNNADASISHSTAPGFQHSFTSAYEQNDRVPAEASSHESFQQSTRETQDKQSLHNHNQKQFLEGVLHAQMQTNNGVGTGQTLGQLENNSCYATVESKSHNMQGVWTHQQNMPLLNTTSQSSNKPNSWNITDSLGNNDDTKYGESNNANRIMDVERCYDGSMWKVGGNQVTPMGGLEPMKSDISSPQMQSDTSFTGSVAAVMNSGTLRVNQEMNQHLVNRHQIDRGKHVALDSFINSASNVNAEGNQYNKSSRSQAWESTINNTGKELVETYDSKHEHPKTVSNEEYMSNHLNFGQHSSGGGAARESSLLTENDTRALVSGSQKSFSHSEQRTPGSHRLQYHQMGSMGINVQPSILQLQASYPQGLPQSVIRGSNHEQRYIGYSQFAGPVVSNNVIGMAKGNFASVQKNSKGAEDIQSRATVPRYDSTGSNSFGGSAALNSQNKGIGQTSQEMLELLHKVDQSRDGKAIAASDVPEAAASDICASHPQVIQSSASQGFGLRLAPPSQRQPVSNQPSQTSLRDFSSRQLDHVRGTKDRTWLASTASVRPLPHEASQIENWDTRCSVSGQTCMETSTSYSQVNSPAAAASDLSQTGIQFQQQEQQHHISGASGNKTVGQSANFSLGNQANVNSFAKNVPLLGQPRESHDRAMADRSFQTSVPNLAGRIPSSRLSSSADTHAPAASSFYSAQTDHSQPMDAGFSRTRSSGQPLPVVEPGSGSQPSTSGMPQQAGFSKMSHHVWTNVPAQHLAGVQPHNLTSAIFQSMSLSNNRHTGLWGLQKVDDQKHRGENVPSESGTCYVKSQQATEGEEHAVMDGSLQQVPCERVDVATKAGDVSQGQEPTQKHLLEGSSAVSISSLVRLHQQDASKGKHGQDSAHNLQTVCVPHANAASSSSDVGLHGRTSKPSEVQQQTYSLLHQMQAMKGADSDPSKRVGKRLKGADFGSDALQMDWKAGQGIVCGQNAVFRVPADNELGAASHSSFSSDVKMLSFASRDNEERSASACSQLPGREASSQDVRVVGCHDLQTHMHSLTKCSPSDLIGGSERPQISPQMASSWFEQYGTYKNGQILAMYDGQRSVKPATQQYYFPKVSGSMDSGTEVAQRMDTSQVGDLGRSTLATTVAASESSPSCLPSNVMDHDMVPRLKKRKSATSELLPWHKEVAQGSRRLQTISMAELHWAQASNRLTEKVEDEAEMLEDGLPVPQPRRRLILTTQLMQQLLPAIPAAILKAESPSAYESVTYCVAKSALGDACSLIASSGCDSCVQLDKEKMISEKHRTSEKVGDSIYSKVVENFIGRSKRLESEFLRLDRRTSMLDVRLECQELERFSIVNRLGRFHGRSHTDGVESSSTSENAPRRTFPQRYVTALSMPGNLPEGVLCLSL; encoded by the exons ATGCCCGTCAATGATGCATCTAACTATGTGTGGTCAAATAACTTTGTGGGAG GATGTTTCCAAATGACCAAGGCCAAGCAATGCAGACCATGGGGTTTTGTTCCACAGAAGCTTGACCAGTCTCTGTATGGTATGCCAGTCTCCAGCAGCAGAGCACAGATGAATCAATATTCTCAGTTCCAAGGGATGCCTAGTGATAGCACTGATGTGATGACTAAGGCAGGTGGGATCCAAGCAGAAAAGGTGTCAATTCATTCAGATCCGCTTAATTCTTTTCAAAGTAGTCGGGGTATTCCTGAACAAGCTTGTTTGCAGGATAATATTTCAATTTCTACACACAGCTTTCAGGAAAAACGTTTGTTTGGGAATGCTTCAGTGCAGAGGGTAAGTAGTGGTGCTGCATCAGGCAATCTTCAGCAAATGAATCATTTGCAGCGCGGTGTTCAGCTTCAGAATTTTCAAGGTACTCAGGAGCAAGCTGATTTGTCTGGTAACTTGCAGGAAAAACCAGCACAAGTAGGACTTTCTTCTGATGAGGCTAGTCTAGATCCAACAGAACAGAAGCTCTTATTTGGTACTGATGATGATGACAACTGGGGattttcttttggaaggaatGTTAACTCTTGCACGGGAGGCTATCTGCATGGAAATTCTTCGGACAATGATTATATTGGTGCATTTTCATCTGTCCAGAGTGGCAGTTGGAGTGCCCTTATGCAGGAGGCTGTCCAAGTTTCCAGTAGTGAGAAGGGACTTCAGGAAGAATGGAGTGGCTTGAGTTTCCACAAAACAGAATCCTCTACTAGAAACCATTCAACCGTATCTAATGACAATGGGAAGCCGCAAGTAACATGGGATGACAATAACCTGCAGAGTGCACCTTATTTATCTTCAAGACCTTTGCCTTTGTTTAACAATGCTGATGCAAGCATAAGCCATTCTACTGCCCCTGGTTTTCAGCATTCATTTACATCAGCATATGAACAAAATGACAGGGTACCAGCTGAAGCTTCTTCCCATGAGTCCTTTCAGCAGTCAACTAGAGAAACACAGGACAAACAGTCTCTTCATAACCACAATCAGAAGCAATTTCTGGAGGGTGTCCTCCATGCACAAATGCAAACAAATAATGGTGTTGGGACTGGGCAAACACTTGGGCAGCTGGAGAACAATTCATGTTATGCAACAGTGGAGTCCAAATCGCATAACATGCAGGGTGTCTGGACTCACCAACAAAACATGCCTTTGTTGAATACTACTAGTCAATCAAGTAACAAGCCAAATAGCTGGAACATCACAGATTCACTTGGTAACAATGATGACACTAAGTATGGTGAGAGCAATAACGCAAACAGAATCATGGATGTCGAAAGGTGTTATGATGGCAGTATGTGGAAGGTTGGTGGAAATCAAGTGACTCCGATGGGTGGACTGGAGCCAATGAAATCTGATATTAGTAGTCCCCAGATGCAAAGTGACACTTCTTTCACGGGCAGTGTAGCTGCTGTTATGAATTCGGGTACTTTGAGAGTGAATCAGGAAATGAATCAGCATCTAGTTAATAGACATCAGATTGATCGTGGAAAACATGTTGCCCTTGATTCCTTTATAAATTCTGCAAGTAATGTAAATGCGGAAGGAAACCAGTATAATAAAAGCAGCAGATCACAAGCGTGGGAATCAACCATAAATAACACCGGAAAAGAATTGGTCGAAACCTATGACAGCAAGCACGAGCATCCAAAAACAGTTTCCAATGAAGAATATATGTCAAACCATTTAAATTTTGGGCAGCATAGCAGTGGTGGAGGTGCTGCAAGAGAGAGCTCCTTGTTAACTGAAAATGACACCCGTGCTTTGGTTAGTGGCAGCCAAAAATCATTTAGTCACTCTGAGCAACGAACTCCTGGTTCCCACAGGCTTCAATATCACCAAATGGGAAGTATGGGGATCAATGTCCAACCTTCTATCCTTCAGTTGCAGGCATCATATCCTCAGGGTCTGCCTCAGTCAGTCATCCGAGGATCAAATCATGAGCAAAGATATATTGGGTACTCACAGTTTGCTGGCCCAGTTGTTTCGAACAATGTTATTGGTATGGCAAAG GGAAACTTTGCTAGTGtacagaaaaattcaaaaggagCCGAGGACATACAATCTAGAGCTACTGTACCTAGATATGACTCAACTGGATCTAATTCCTTCGGTGGATCAGCTGCTCTAAATTCCCAGAATAAAGGAATTGGTCAAACAAG TCAGGAAATGCTTGAGCTTCTTCACAAGGTGGACCAGTCAAGGGATGGCAAAGCTATTGCTGCATCTGATGTACCCGAAGCAGCTGCTTCTGATATCTGTGCTTCTCATCCTCAAGTTATTCAGTCTTCTGCCTCGCAAGGTTTTGGATTACGATTGGCCCCACCATCACAACGGCAGCCAGTTTCAAACCAGCCTTCTCAGACTTCCTTACGTGATTTTAGTAGTAGGCAACTTGACCATGTGAGAGGGACTAAGGATCGAACATGGTTAGCTTCTACAGCTTCAGTTCGACCTCTGCCTCATGAAGCATCTCAAATAGAAAATTGGGACACTAGGTGCAGTGTATCTGGACAGACATGCATGGAAACATCAACATCGTATAGTCAGGTCAACTCACCGGCAGCAGCTGCTTCAGATCTTTCTCAAACGGGAATTCAGTTCCAACAGCAGGAGCAGCAACACCACATATCTGGAGCATCTGGAAATAAAACAGTGGGGCAATCTGCAAATTTTTCTCTTGGCAATCAAGCTAATGTAAATTCATTTGCTAAAAATGTTCCTCTTCTTGGACAGCCACGTGAATCACATGACAGAGCTATGGCTGATCGATCTTTCCAGACATCAGTGCCTAATCTGGCTGGAAGAATTCCATCTTCCAGGCTTTCTTCCTCTGCTGATACTCATGCACCTGCTGCTTCATCATTTTATTCAGCACAGACAGATCATTCCCAACCAATGGATGCAGGCTTTTCTCGTACTAGAAGTTCAGGCCAGCCACTCCCTGTAGTAGAACCTGGATCAGGGTCACAACCTTCTACATCAGGGATGCCTCAGCAAGCTGGCTTCTCAAAAATGTCGCATCATGTATGGACAAATGTACCAGCTCAACATCTAGCTGGTGTCCAGCCTCACAATCTTACTTCTGCTATATTTCAGTCCATGAGTTTATCAAATAATAGGCATACTGGATTGTGGGGCCTGCAGAAGGTGGATGATCAAAAACATAGGGGAGAAAATGTTCCATCTGAGTCTGGTACATGTTATGTCAAATCACAACAAGCCACTGAAGGAGAGGAACATGCAGTCATGGATGGTTCCTTGCAACAAGTACCTTGCGAGAGGGTGGATGTTGCTACTAAGGCAGGCGATGTATCTCAAGGGCAAGAACCAACACAAAAGCATCTGTTAGAAGGAAGTTCTGCTGTTTCCATTTCATCCTTGGTCCGTCTGCATCAGCAAGATGCCAGCAAGGGAAAACATGGGCAGGACTCAGCACATAACCTACAGACAGTATGTGTTCCTCACGCAAATGCTGCTTCTTCTAGCAGTGATGTTGGGTTGCATGGGCGCACTTCAAAACCTTCAGAAGTTCAACAGCAAACTTACTCTCTACTGCATCAGATGCAAGCCATGAAGGGTGCTGATTCTGATCCAAGCAAGAGGGTTGGGAAAAGGCTTAAAGGGGCAGATTTTGGTTCTGATGCTTTACAGATGGACTGGAAAGCAGGTCAAGGCATTGTTTGTGGACAGAATGCGGTCTTCAGGGTTCCTGCAGATAATGAATTGGGTGCAGCTTCACACAGTTCCTTCTCATCAGATGTCAAAATGCTAAGCTTTGCTTCAAGGGATAATGAAGAGAGAAGTGCGAGCGCATGTTCCCAGCTCCCCGGTAGAGAAGCTTCTTCTCAGGATGTACGTGTTGTGGGATGTCATGATCTTCAAACTCACATGCACTCTCTTACTAAATGTTCTCCATCAGATTTAATAGGGGGAAGCGAGCGCCCACAGATTAGTCCTCAGATGGCTTCCTCCTGGTTTGAACAGTATGGAACCTACAAAAATGGTCAGATTCTTGCAATGTATGATGGCCAGAGGAGTGTGAAACCTGCCACGCAGCAGTATTATTTCCCAAAAGTTTCTGGGAGCATGGATAGTGGTACTGAAGTGGCTCAAAGAATGGATACAAGTCAGGTTGGCGATCTTGGGCGAAGCACATTAGCCACAACTGTAGCTGCCAGTGAATCTTCTCCTAGTTGCCTGCCTTCTAATGTCATGGACCATGATATGGTTCCAAGACTGAAGAAGCGTAAAAGTGCAACATCAGAGCTTCTACCATGGCATAAAGAGGTTGCACAAGGTTCACGAAGGCTGCAAACTATCAG CATGGCAGAGCTGCATTGGGCTCAAGCTTCTAATAGGTTAACTGAAAAG GTGGAGGATGAAGCTGAAATGTTAGAGGATGGTTTGCCAGTGCCTCAACCAAGAAGAAGACTAATCCTTACAACTCAGCTAATGCAGCAGCTTCTTCCGGCCATACCTGCTGCAATTCTTAAAGCAGAGTCCCCTTCAGCTTATGAAAGTGTGACATACTGTGTTGCTAAATCAGCACTAGGAGATGCATGCAGCTTGATTGCTTCCTCAGGATGTGATTCTTGTGTGCAGTTAGACAAGGAAAAGAT GATATCTGAAAAACATAGGACTTCGGAGAAAGTGGGAGACAGCATTTACTCAAAAGTTGTAGAGAACTTTATTGGAAGATCGAAGAGGCTGGAAAGTGAATTCTTAAG